In the Populus trichocarpa isolate Nisqually-1 chromosome 1, P.trichocarpa_v4.1, whole genome shotgun sequence genome, one interval contains:
- the LOC127904894 gene encoding uncharacterized protein LOC127904894 gives MNSIAHRIWNRFDLENVTSLANGFIMFRFKTEDDLQKVIENGPWMFGGKAIILQKWHSGFVFDMNKITKLPVWIRIYDLPFPLWTKEGLSEVASMVGQPLSCDELTLGCKRLDYARLCVEVDASLPFVHKFELEFSTTIREVHVNYEWKPKRCERCHVFGHSCQPSADKQVNSDASPSHQEKVIRVKGNAITSPATNTDEMSSEDSDSSAETDTDSSDETDTDESASDSSAESQLKPSDLGDVKSITPPLSTNDHVRTSPLELHVCTTSKQMSLPSSSETSSSSRVPTTYLPKMTPSRALPPESLSAAQSVGCDDTGFTLLLGGKRRRISPR, from the exons ATGAATTCAATTGCTCACAGGATATGGAACAGGTTCGACCTTGAGAATGTGACATCCTTGGCCAATGGGTTTATAATGTTTCGTTTCAAAACAGAAGATGACCTACAAAAGGTCATTGAAAATGGTCCTTGGATGTTTGGCGGGAAAGCCATTATTCTTCAGAAATGGCATTCTGGGTTTGTCTTTGACATGAACAAGATCACCAAACTTCCAGTATGGATTCGGATATATGATCTACCTTTTCCTTTATGGACAAAGGAGGGTTTAAGTGAGGTAGCCAGTATGGTGGGCCAACCACTCTCTTGTGATGAGTTGACACTTGGATGTAAGCGCTTAGACTACGCGCGGTTATGTGTGGAGGTAGATGCATCTCTACCATTTGTCCACAAATTTGAACTTGAGTTTTCCACTACTATCAGAGAAGTTCATGTGAACTATGAATGGAAGCCGAAGAGATGTGAAAGGTGCCACGTTTTTGGTCACTCATGCCAGCCTTCAGCTGATAAGCAGGTTAACAGTGATGCCTCTCCTAGTCATCAGGAGAAAG TCATCAGGGTAAAAGGTAATGCCATTACCTCCCCCGCCACAAACACAGATGAGATGTCCTCTGAAGACTCAGATTCCTCAGCTGAGACAGATACAGATTCCTCAGACGAGACAGACACAGATGAGTCAGCCTCTGATTCCTCAGCTGAGAGTCAGCTGAAGCCATCTGATCTTGGTGATGTTAAATCGATAACTCCTCCACTGTCCACAAACGACCATGTTAGGACATCACCACTAGAATTGCATGTGTGCACTACTAGTAAGCAAATGTCTTTGCCATCATCTTCTGAAACCAGTTCTTCATCTAGGGTACCTACCACATATTTACCTAAGATGACACCATCTCGAGCACTTCCTCCAGAATCTCTATCTGCTGCACAATCTGTTGGATGTGATGACACTGGATTTACACTGTTACtaggaggaaaaagaagaaggatatcCCCGAGATGA